From Dermacentor albipictus isolate Rhodes 1998 colony unplaced genomic scaffold, USDA_Dalb.pri_finalv2 scaffold_17, whole genome shotgun sequence, one genomic window encodes:
- the LOC139052050 gene encoding uncharacterized protein — MRPRFEVPLQSTYHKPLGFPVTLECTVRGRPKPNVQWFHNGVLIEPSYMPVYKITLLSDKSMLHITEMMPATEGRYVCKAVNEAGEKTTECILHAGEPEEHKPEEFHPPQEEKSHKVPAFLQSKQPRRKPSDDEYQSFESESELSFKETIVPQIRKLSRPKESPPPEKPEKTAFQTAKESAIEFLTTVLKPTWPFSMFCSASPKEAPKEEEEPAEPERPPPRLPERLPSAERPPRPERPPSAEKTRPGRPPRAEPPRPLRPGELAERPPVTEPVQRKEPPRPESPWFLEPTEPYPTERPPSVETDRLAPRDARKPPSGRRTPEAPERMPPEEFGSEHLNLECLPSSLLHWKTSKSLWDTLQRKEVNIAHSPVTQLELATMLSYDF, encoded by the exons ATGCGGCCGCGGTTCGAAGTGCCTTTGCAGAGCACGTACCACAAGCCTTTGGGATTCCCGGTCACGCTCGAGTGCACCGTACGGGGACGTCCAAAGCCTAACGTTCAATGGTTCCACAATGGCGTCTTGATCGAGCCAAGCTACATGCCTGTCTACAAAATAACACTTCTGAGCGACAAGAGCATGCTGCACATCACCGAAATGATGCCCGCGACCGAAGGCCGCTATGTCTGCAAGGCCGTAAACGAGGCCGGAGAAAAAACCACTGAGTGCATTCTTCATGCTGGAG agcCCGAGGAACACAAGCCAGAAGAATTCCACCCACCACAAGAGGAAAAGTCGCACAAGGTTCCTGCGTTTCTTCAGTCCAAACAACCACGAAGGAAGCCATCAGACGACGAATACCAAAGCTTTGAGTCGGAGTCGGAGTTGAGCTTTAAGGAAACAATCGTGCCACAGATCCGGAAGCTGTCAAGGCCGAAAG AGTCCCCGCCGCCTGAAAAGCCGGAGAAGACGGCTTTTCAGACGGCGAAAGAGAGCGCCATCGAATTCCTCACCACTGTTTTGAAGCCGACATGGCCGTTCAGCATGTTCTGTTCCGCTTCGCCGAAGGAGGCacccaaggaggaggaggaaccgGCCGAGCCCGAGAGGCCGCCGCCGAGATTGCCCGAACGGCTCCCGAGCGCGGAGaggccgcccaggcccgagaggCCGCCGAGCGCCGAGAAGACACGGCCCGGAAGGCCACCACGGGCAGAACCGCCCAGGCCCCTCAGGCCGGGAGAGCTCGCTGAGAGGCCGCCAGTCACTGAGCCCGTCCAACGAAAGGAGCCCCCGAGGCCGGAGTCGCCCTGGTTCCTCGAACCCACGGAACCGTATCCAACTGAAAGGCCTCCTTCCGTCGAGACGGACAGGTTGGCGCCAAGAG ATGCCAGAAAGCCACCAAGTGGGCGAAGGACTCCTGAAGCTCCTGAAAGAATGCCACCTGAAGAATTTGGTTCAGAACATCTGAACCTGGAATGCCTCCCAAGTTCGTTGCTCCATTGGAAGACGTCGAAGTCCTTGTGGGATACCCTGCAACGTAAGGAAGTCAACATTGCTCATTCACCTGTAACACAACTTGAGCTTGCCACCATGCTGTCCTATGATTTCTAG
- the LOC139052051 gene encoding telokin-like, translated as MPSVSEMDESDMERIPDLSRDDGRPPRMPGDKHKPRKSHHKRRKTKVSRGSTSVPKEAIPVCYEPVQPWERGRRKTSDPGSAPVVVAPLEDVIVSLGQPATLDCKAVGMPKPKITWYRNGVPIKHSFEYQVYYDPQGISSLTIAHTKLEDFAEYVVEAKNRYGTDTTHAELIQLDLNSMRPMRRIH; from the exons ATGCCCAGCGTTTCTGAGATGGACGAGTCCGATATGGAAAGAATACCAGATCTTTCTAGAGATGACGGCCGGCCACCGAGGATGCCAGGC GACAAGCACAAACCTCGAAAATCTCATCATAAGCGAAGGAAAACGAAGGTCTCTCGAGGTTCCACAAGCGTGCCCAAGGAAGCCATTCCCGTATGCTACGAGCCAGTACAACCCTGGGAACGTGGGCGAAGGAAAACGTCGGACCCTGGCTCAGCGCCTGTTGTGGTTGCACCTTTGGAAGATGTCATAGTGTCATTGGGCCAGCCAGCAAC GTTGGACTGCAAAGCTGTCGGGATGCCGAAACCGAAGATAACCTGGTACCGAAATGGAGTACCGATAAAGCATTCCTTCGAATATCAGGTCTACTATGACCCCCAGGGTATTTCGTCTCTTACAATAGCACACACAAAGCTTGAAGATTTTGCAGAATACGTGGTGGAAGCCAAGAACCGCTACGGTACTGACACTACCCATGCAGAGCTGATACAGCTAG ATCTGAATTCCATGAGGCCCATGCGACGGATACATTGA